One region of Drosophila kikkawai strain 14028-0561.14 chromosome 2R, DkikHiC1v2, whole genome shotgun sequence genomic DNA includes:
- the Fs gene encoding uncharacterized protein Fs, with translation MPHHHQTNSQTNLTFLKSNYKFKRRGGMAIRGLPATSAEARTAANQLTPAMSPQTSAVATTSRKCRTILSLFIVNAWSFLQELANCWCCLDDDHWASAAVAAVPHRDVNAGQQSLRRRRTTSNADEEVSMAREHHQHKRQQQHEHLPGSSPVKSMRCTGAGAGQPLMALLIGLLLLDLLRLAAAGTCWQTHLGSGKCGQVFSTNITRSECCRASQSFSFTDRELSSVEYFFATAIGGGVECSPCMESCKGFTCGPNKKCVKRKGRPKCVCAPECGAALRRKQQEQQQPGMPPRDSRSLSSENSNTNLGLDGGSQRQHIADNQRKLQKQHQNQVASPSPSPSPSPSPRHRRLLIIDSSNLPDRSRSRGGGGGGRVEMTGYERRRQRNSHGNNGKHLTRSMTTGANDSSKAADKTPAQSVAVAVPVEALTQPPSRRSSANANEPANDINRQSDNARLRHQHSGRRLELHAPHPDNGHRDRRQRHRLRLRQQHKDAYPEAEANATTSTSTSTVVSRSRFRLQHGSETAASSDFANAHDLAFLGGIYEHSSSQNLNLNLNPNPVCGNDGRTYNTECQLRKRACRTNNAQLEVAYRGHCKTSCHGVQCLDGLSCVEDQYMMPHCIACQIKCPWDNLDLDLDANSSGYDEREAVCGVDGKTYRSACDINRMICQIGRSIAVAYPGPCRAGRVSCADIKCGPKDNCLVDLQTGLPRCVSCRHKCLRKQQRPVHKICGYNNRTYNSWCEMQRHSCDSGYFIGVKSTGSC, from the exons AtgcctcatcatcatcaaacGAACAGCCAGACCAACTTGACATTTCTAAAATCGAATTACAAATTCAAGCGCAGAGGAGGGATGGCGATCCGCGGACTTCCTGCCACGTCAGCGGAAGCGCGTACAGCGGCCAACCAATTAACGCCAGCAATGTCGCCGCAGACGTCAGCAGTGGCAACAACTAGCCGCAAATGTAGAACAATTCTCAGTTTATTTATAGTAAACGCATGGAGCTTTTTGCAAGAATTGGCCAATTGCTGGTGTTGCCTGGATGACGATCACTGGGCCTCAGCTGCCGTCGCTGCCGTCCCTCATCGTGACGTCAATGCGGGCCAACAAAGTCTTCGTCGCAGACGCACGACCAGCAACGCTGACGAGGAGGTGTCAATGGCACGTGAACACCACCAACataagcggcagcagcagcacgaaCACTTGCCCGGTTCTAGTCCAGTGAAGAGCATGCGCTGCACGGGAGCGGGAGCTGGACAGCCTTTGATGGCTCTGTTAATTGGTCTGCTGCTACTGGATCTTCTACGCCTGGCGGCGG CTGGCACCTGCTGGCAAACCCATTTGGGCAGTGGAAAGTGCGGCCAGGTCTTTTCCACCAACATCACCCGGTCCGAGTGCTGCCGTGCCAGCCAGAGCTTCTCCTTTACGGATCGCGAGCTGAGCAGCGTGGAGTACTTCTTTGCCACGGCCATAGGTGGCGGCGTGGAGTGCTCGCCTTGCATGG AGAGCTGCAAGGGCTTTACATGTGGGCCAAACAAAAAGTGTGTAAAGCGCAAAGGTCGGCCCAAGTGCGTCTGTGCACCCGAATGCGGAGCTGCACTGCGTCgcaagcagcaggagcagcagcaacctgGAATGCCGCCCCGCGATTCCCGTAGTCTAAGTAGTGAAAATTCCAACACCAATTTAGGTTTAGACGGCGGCAGCCAACGCCAACACATTGCTGATAACCAAAGAAAGCTGCAAAAGCAACATCAAAATCAAGTGGCAAGTCCCAGTCCGAGTCCCAGCCCCAGTCCGAGTCCCAGGCACCGTCGCCTTTTGATTATAGACAGCAGCAATTTGCCAGATCGCTCCAGATCAcgcggaggcggaggcggaggccgGGTGGAGATGACGGGCTACGAGAGGCGCAGACAGAGGAACAGCCATGGCAACAACGGCAAACACTTAACAAGATCAATGACGACAGGAGCCAATGACTCGTCCAAAGCAGCAGACAAGACGCCTGCGCAGTCAGTCGCTGTGGCAGTCCCAGTGGAAGCTCTAACTCAGCCTCCGTCTAGACGCTCCTCAGCGAATGCTAATGAACCCGCCAACGACATTAATAGACAGTCGGATAATGCCCGCCTCAGACACCAGCACAGCGGCAGACGCTTGGAGTTGCACGCTCCACATCCAGACAATGGGCACAGGGACAGGCGACAGAGGCACAGGCTCCGGCTCCGGCAGCAGCACAAGGATGCTTATCCAGAAGCCGAGGCGAATGCCACCACCAGTACCAGCACCAGCACAGTGGTGTCGAGGTCGAGGTTTCGCCTGCAACACGGAAGTGAAACGGCTGCGTCATCGGACTTTGCTAATGCCCATGACTTGGCCTTTTTGGGCGGCATCTACGAG CACTCCTCCAGTcagaatctgaatctgaatctgaatcccaATCCGGTTTGCGGCAACGACGGACGCACCTACAACACCGAGTGCCAGCTGCGCAAGCGCGCCTGCCGCACCAACAACGCCCAACTGGAGGTCGCCTATCGGGGCCACTGCAAGA CTAGCTGCCATGGAGTCCAGTGCCTGGATGGTCTATCCTGTGTGGAGGATCAGTACATGATGCCCCACTGCATTGCCTGCCAGATTAAGTGCCCCTGGGATAACCTGGATCTGGATCTAGATGCAAATTCCAGTGGCTATGACGAACGGGAGGCGGTGTGCGGCGTCGATGGGAAGACATACAGGAGCGCGTGTGATATAAATCGAATGATTTGCCAAATTGGACGCTCCATTGCCGTGGCATATCCGGGACCCTGTCGAG CGGGCCGCGTGAGCTGTGCGGACATCAAGTGTGGACCGAAGGACAACTGCCTGGTGGATCTGCAGACGGGCCTGCCGCGATGCGTGTCCTGTCGGCACAAGTGTTTGCGCAAGCAGCAGCGACCG GTGCACAAAATATGTGGCTATAATAACCGCACCTACAACTCCTGGTGCGAGATGCAGAGGCACTCCTGTGACTCCGGCTACTTTATTGGAGTAAAGTCCACGGGTAGCTGCTAG